In Acanthopagrus latus isolate v.2019 chromosome 6, fAcaLat1.1, whole genome shotgun sequence, the genomic window aaagacagaaagtcaagaaaaaaaatctctcagaTGTTAACTGGACGTACCTGGAAAGTGCCGGATTTGAGCAGCATGACCTGGTCATGCTGGCTGAGAGTCTGGAAGCCCGGGATGCTCTTTGCGAACTCCACCACTTCTTTAACAGCGGGGGTGAAGCACTGGGAGAAAGATTCCCACACTTCCTGACTGGAGCGACTGGCCGGAGCCACGGGACATGAATTGAGAGGACACGCCTGaaggagacagacggagagaggacATTAAAGAAAGTGCAGTCGACTTTTTATTGACATTCAATTGATAGATATTCACATCACACACTCGATAGGGAGAATAAAAGTCTCACCAGCACTTTGGCGCCTCCATTTAGCTTCCAGGGGCAGGGGCTTTGGTTCTGGGAATCCCTGGCTGAGTAGCCGTTCTGATTGGCCTGGTAGGAATGAGATGATGCGCTGCCACTGAAGGGGCACTGATTCTGATTGGAGGAGAAGTTGTACTTGGCGTTGTCGatgttatttgtgttattagcggtgttttcattgttgacGGGGCAGTTTGTGGGGACGTGGTAGCTGGATGTCAGGTTGGCCTGCTCCCCCTGAACTGTGTGCTGAGTCGGGGCGGCAGAGTGCGAGGGCTCCTGTGGTGGACTGCTCTGGAAAGACGAAGAGCGGCTATTGCTGTTGCCGTTCCGATTCCTGGCAGCCATCTTGAGCGGCTTCTCATCGCCGTTGATCAAGTTGCTGCGGTAAGACTGCGATAGGGAGCCCACCCCTTCGTTCGTCGGGTTCTGTGGGCTGCAGGGGGCGTCGGGGGGAGATGACACCTCCATCTCCATGGAAGCTGATTCGTTGAGGCTGTTCATGTAGCTCTGCATCTCATCCAGGAGTCTCTGCTTCTCCCGTTTTGGGATACGCCCGAAACGCACAGCTGAGGACAAGCAGAAGAGAGCATCCTCTGTTAGCATTTACTGGCATCGAGCATCGATTCGTCTGCCAGCTTCTTACTGGCAGGACTTGAAcaatgcagaaacagaaacccGGGCAGTGCAAATTACTTTCACATTCAAACACGATAGCGAAACTACAGCTTGTTCTAAAACCATAATCTCTATGTGGATTACTAATCCTGAAACCTTTCTACTGTGCACATCACATCTGTTCCACCACAATACAGACACTTAAGCCTTCATCTCATCCAACtgcctcatcctcctcttcagcatttcctctcctcccatccCCCCCTGTTCAATTCTGCACCTCCACTGACAGCCCTATTTATAGCGCGCTGTATGCtacaccaccctcctcctcctcctcctccccctccccactctctctctctctccctttccctctaGTTCTTGTAGTTgagcactctctctctcttttttcctctggaaGTAGGTCACTGGGTCAACAGCATTGAACATGATGTCATTAACAAAGTGACAGGGTGAATGAGAAGGGCGAAGGTCGCAGCAGGTGGGAGAGGTGAAAGGAGAGGCGGAAGGTGGGGAGAAAAAACTGGATGATCAAAAGTTAATTTGCGAGATATCTTGTTGTCAAGTCGAGGACGTGACACGAAAATGAATCTTTGACTCTAGAGCAGGGATGTCAttacaatttttcttttttatttactgccTGTGCTGTAAAGAGAGTGAAAACGTGTTTCCCCGTTGTGATCCAGTGAATTAGCAGGTGACTTTTTCACTGCtgcatttttgcctttttttttaggtcagCTAAAAATTTTGCTCCAGTAAAAAAGCATGATTTATTATCACCCAGTTTAACCACATCCCCAGAGATCAGAGTCCTGTGGTGAAATACCGCAGTAGGGAAGATTAAACGTATTAATATTATTGTAATTTCAAGTCGGCTTTCATGATGAACAGGGCCGAACAGCTACGCCTGACATGATTATCTGTAAATGTCAGCGCCGAGAAAAATAAATGGGCAAGATTGTACATCTGGAGTAATCAACAACTTTGTGCCCCAGTTTccaaaaataaactgtatttgtCACACTTTCTAGATGACTGATGACTACTGGGACCGAGGAGCTCCTCTTGCCATAAATCAGACAGCAGGGGCAAGGAGAGCGGAAGGCAGGGGAGGGGGCAGAAGACAAAAGGAGGGGAAGGGTgagggaggaagatgaagagaaaataatatTCTGTGATGAGGAGGGAGCGtttcttaaagggacagtgagTTGCCCACTTTTGCAAGTATCAGCCATAGAGATGTCTGACCTCTCTTGACTATAATGTTGTATTCGAGAGAAGGTAGACATCTCTACTCAGACTAAAACAATGTAGATTAATAAATAGCATGAGCAGCCCCTCAaagagtctgtttattttcttaatttccCTTAATTTTCACCCTGCATACATGGCAGACATACACTGAGATCATCTCCCTCTAAACtaagaaaactaaaaaacagtcatttcagTTTAAGTTGCCATATGTCTTGGTATCTTGTGTCTCACCATCTCTGGACATGCCCACGGAAAGGCACTTCTTGAAGCGGCAGTGCTGGCAGCGGTTTCGGTTCATGCGCATGATGAGACACTTCTCATTCTTCACGCACATCTTGTAATGGATATTCTGCTGAATGCTGCGTCTGAAGAAACCCTGGAGGGGGAATACAAGAAGGATAAAGAGTCAGAGGGGCGTCTTTTGTGGCAGTGTGCTTGTACCTGCtaaaggaaaacagagacatgacAAAATGCTGTCTTTGTTCGGTCTCACCTTGCAGCCTTCGCAGGCGTGCACGCCGTAGTGGAACCCAGAGGCGATGTCCCCGCACACCTTACACAGGAGCACCATACCTCCGGTCTCTATGAAAGAGGCACACATCCATCATCAGAGGGGGAAATACAGTAACAAAGTGCTAGCAGGTGAACATAGGGAAGAAtaggaaggagggaagggagtGGGTACTTACTGGTGAACGTTCCAGTGAAACCACAGGGTCTTTTGGCCACTGTGGGATGGTTGTAGGTCGCCGATGATACCGTCGTTATCTGGGTAACGGGGGCATTGTTTACTTCAGGAAACTGGAAGACCATCCGCGGGGGAGTAGTTCCTCCCCCTTGTTCCCCTCTCTGCTTCAGGGCCCCGATCTCCTGAAAGGAGACACCCTCTGGGGATGAAGGCTGCGAGTGGGAGGAGGGCGACTGGGTCTGGTATCCACTTGAAGGGCTGCCAGGACTCGGGCTGGCACTGCCGCATGAGCCAGCGTACAAGATAACACCAcctggaggaacagagaggggcaaaaaaaaaaaaatcagtcatctGCATCTAGGTCGGCGTTCACATGCGAGGTGCGCGTGGGAGTGCAAGTATTGAGCAAGGCTCCGCTTTGATTCAGTGAGCTTAGCTGGCAGACGtccacaaccacacacaaaacCTTGATCAAGTTGGGACAACAGAAATTGGATCTGGTGAATAATTTAGAAAAAATGTCACAGCCAGAGCAACAACAGCTCTGACCTGGATATGTAAAAAGAGTCTTTTGGTTTCTAATCTGTTGgatcatcaaataaaaaaaggctttgtCAGTCAGTGGCCACACTGAAACTTTAGCATGTTGGAAAGCCTTTGAGGAGTGTTGTGTGAATAAATATCCAATACCAATATCAGTCGATCCAGCACCCACTTTCGGGTTATTTACCCACAAATACCACGACATTTAACTGTTTGATAGGTGAATTGATAGCCTAAATGGGACATTATTAAATTTATAATGTAAACTTGAAAGATTATTAGGTTCATATTAAATGTAACTCCACAATAGCATTATAATTTttgagtaaaaatgaaaatgaaaatgtaataattgaaTTTACATTATCATTTTTACATCCTTGTATGGCACCCTATGGCCATATTAAAACGAAAATGGagaaacatttaattacatttctgtggTACAATAGGCCACATATGAGCGACAGGAAACACCGTAAAAGGCTCATCACAAAATGACAGTCAGCCACATATGTCCACAATGAGCGCCATAGACAAGCTATAAACACGCCTTTGTTTAGGGATGTCAAATCAAGTTGGAAATGCCCTATTACGCCTCAACACAACGCCAAGCCCCCCTTGTTTGAGACAGTGTTCTTCCCTGCAAGATGAAAGCCTGCCCCTCACGTGCAGCCTGAGCCAGCCAGCtcgctgcctgcctgcctgcctgcctgctttcAGCACTGAGGctttcctcctccccctcctcccgccctgtcccttcttctctctcctcctcctctcctacctcctcccctcgctccctccccGTTTTGGCTGCGGGCCTGCAGACCCAGCCACCTGACCGGGAGCTCACATGGACTCTTGACACAGTTCCCGCCCGGCTCACAAGGCTCTTTGCGCAGTCCCGTGtagacaacagcagcagtacaaTAACAAGCGCTGGGGCTGATCACGTTTGGAATAGAGAGGGCTTTAATGCTCTGACTACAGATGTAGGGGGAGGCATTCCACAGAGCCACTAGAAACTGTGCAGAGGGTTACAGTCACGTTGGCCGCTCgtttgacacatttaaatgatttgctTGAGGGATTTAACCATTTGAGACAAGCATTTCTGCATTTATATCACAGGTATTTAAACTCATTAACCAATTTTCAAGGCTGGCGTCATTGCTTTAATTTAGAATATCATGGTATAAAAATAGATACCGGTAaatgatatatacatataacCTCTATAATTAGAGACATTTGCAATTTTAAGAACAGCTATATTTCTTCCCCTTATGAGGTACCACATCTTCAGTTCAGAGGTTGCCCTGCATTTAATTTGATTGTAGATCACTGTGTCAGGTGTCAAAATACCCTCACATAGAAGCCTACTAACAAAAATGTGTCCCGTGTGCAGATACAGCATCACTTGGCTGATAATCATCACGATCATGATCGCTCTCTGGGGGTGAATATCGCTTCATCGACAGCTTTGTAACAAAAACACTCTGCCTTATTCTGCCCGACAGGTCCCTGCAGTCAAATTAAGAAACGTGACGTATCTAAAGTGCAAACAATGCCCTTGGATTGTCCACGGTGTCATTCTGTGCGCATTTCCTCTCAAGGACTCTGAATCATCTGAGGCAAAAGGCTCCCTCGTCTCCTGCGCTTTCTCTCCTTGAGAGAACACGTGCCGCGTTTTCTGTTTAGCTCTAAGTGCCTCCTTAATTCCTCTTCTCACACGTGTCAACACTGAATGTAAGGTACTCTGGTGGCCtgacagcttgtgtgtgtgtatgtgtgtgtgtgtgtgtgcgctggcaGCTCCAGTATAAGACCGTGACCTGagctcacacacaaatgttacATGTGCCTGTgctgtgtctggtgtgtgtgatAAAGATAAAGCTTTATGGACATGTGTAtcacctgcagaggaaaagggTCACATCCGACAGTCACATGAACTCCACACCCTCTTTCTACATTCGTAATCTCCGCCCCTCGTGAATATACATTGTATATTCCGTGTCCCCCTCGTAACAATTTCCTGGAATCTGGTTTGACTGCGTGCCAGAGTGAGCTCTGGGAATATCATGTCTGCTGTATTCACGCACAGGTTACAACATGTGACCTGTGGATACACACACGGCCATTAGGGtttagaataaacaaaaacGCCCCCTCTTTTGCCAGTCCTCCGTGACTTCCCCTCTCATGTGTTCCCACCCCGTgggcatgcatgtgtgcatgacAGGAGCACTGTATAGATGCCATATATCTGGGAGGGGGAGACTCCCCCTCCTAACTTGTCTGTCCTCTTACATGTGAACATTAACAACTGTCTGATGGGCAGTAAGCCTCACTCCACGTGAAAGAGCTGGCCTCATGTCATGTGTCTCTTTATGAAGCACTTAAGGTTCTATGAACTCAGCATGAGTTGAATTTGCTTTAAATCACACAGTGATCTCTTAATGCTGTGTGAATTATTGCTGAACATGTTTCAGTAGCTCTGTAGTTCAGAAGATTAACAAGTTTGGGTCTCGAGGGTTCAACCGAACACAGATCAGTAGAAGTTACACTCGAATCCTCGGATAGAAACACTATCTGTCACCTGAATCAAGCTTGGCTTTCAATGCGAACCAGCTAGTTGAGTGATCATCTGTCAAGGTGACAGCCACAAGGAAGCTGGTTTCTGGACTGGCGTCAGAGTTCAGCATTGAGCTTATTCTTCCTGTTAGCATGAATGACACCTGTGATGCATTCATTCACACGTATTGGAGGTTTTGAAAAACATTCTTCGGATTACTTATAATTTTTTCATCCTCAAATGTTCATGCTATTAGGTCACAAGGTCATCTCTCTAAACAATGGAGGTCACTGGACAGTGATCCTTTAACCATGGAGTAATGCTTATCATCCCTTCCAGACACAACATTATACTTTCAATTGTACTACATGGTACAATCTTCAAGCGAAGCTGAATGGAGAgcatactatactatactactTTTCCCCAAATGCCCTTCAAAACACTAAGTAGGGGTTTATGATGTTATATTATTGCTACATTTCATTTGGCTGCCATAATACTCAGCATATACACTATCTTAGGGAGGGAGACAACAATTATGGCCTCCACCAGCACTCTGGTGTGTGACGTTGAAGCTAGCAGTCTGCAAAGTCCTTC contains:
- the LOC119021072 gene encoding nuclear receptor subfamily 1 group D member 1-like, producing the protein MENSPGGGVILYAGSCGSASPSPGSPSSGYQTQSPSSHSQPSSPEGVSFQEIGALKQRGEQGGGTTPPRMVFQFPEVNNAPVTQITTVSSATYNHPTVAKRPCGFTGTFTKTGGMVLLCKVCGDIASGFHYGVHACEGCKGFFRRSIQQNIHYKMCVKNEKCLIMRMNRNRCQHCRFKKCLSVGMSRDAVRFGRIPKREKQRLLDEMQSYMNSLNESASMEMEVSSPPDAPCSPQNPTNEGVGSLSQSYRSNLINGDEKPLKMAARNRNGNSNSRSSSFQSSPPQEPSHSAAPTQHTVQGEQANLTSSYHVPTNCPVNNENTANNTNNIDNAKYNFSSNQNQCPFSGSASSHSYQANQNGYSARDSQNQSPCPWKLNGGAKVLACPLNSCPVAPASRSSQEVWESFSQCFTPAVKEVVEFAKSIPGFQTLSQHDQVMLLKSGTFQVLMVRFCSLFDPKERTVTFLNGQTYSLASLRALGMGSLLDAMFEFSEKLGSLGLEPDEMALFMAVVLVSADRSGIVEVGAVEQLQENLIKALRSLITSRRPDDSTLFPKLLLRLPDLRTLNNHHSDKLLAFRIDP